A portion of the Candidatus Scalindua japonica genome contains these proteins:
- a CDS encoding peptidoglycan recognition protein family protein yields MKIVERHVKIFIVAMFVTASGLLIYYPFISVKRKIRVTTIDLERLCEVDVSENNWQYVVIHHSATDEGCANSFDRYHREQKKWSHGLAYHFVIGNGNGSGNGVIEVGNRWKKQIHGAHTANKDLNQISIGICLVGNFEKDKGPTDNQFTSLISLINYFSKKYNIPISHIVKHCQVLQKGTACPGRHFPYRQLINKISSLQSL; encoded by the coding sequence ATGAAGATAGTTGAACGGCATGTCAAAATATTTATAGTTGCCATGTTTGTAACAGCATCAGGGCTTCTTATTTATTATCCATTTATCAGTGTTAAAAGGAAGATTCGTGTCACCACTATTGATTTAGAAAGATTATGCGAAGTAGACGTAAGTGAGAATAACTGGCAATATGTGGTAATACATCACAGCGCCACTGATGAAGGATGCGCGAATAGCTTTGACCGATATCACAGGGAACAAAAAAAGTGGTCGCACGGCCTGGCCTATCATTTCGTCATCGGAAACGGTAACGGTTCGGGCAATGGTGTGATTGAAGTGGGTAACAGGTGGAAAAAACAAATTCATGGCGCGCATACCGCTAATAAAGATCTTAATCAGATTTCTATCGGCATCTGCCTTGTCGGGAACTTTGAAAAGGACAAAGGACCTACAGACAATCAATTTACATCTCTTATAAGCCTGATCAATTACTTTTCAAAAAAATATAATATCCCCATATCACATATAGTCAAACATTGTCAGGTCCTTCAAAAAGGCACGGCATGCCCCGGCAGGCATTTTCCTTACAGACAACTTATTAACAAAATAAGTTCATTGCAGTCACTATAA
- a CDS encoding response regulator gives MINSKKMDHETGPVKPNILIVDDSDINLKILNDLIEIMGYTPVMAENGLYALSVLENQACDLVLLDIRMPEMDGYQVLKIIKNDPHLSHIPVIMISALSDMDNVIRCIESGADDYMVKPFVHAILRARIDACLEKKQMHDKESRYQEQIESFNLELQNRVSKQVSEITAAQRATIFAMAKLAESRDPETGEHLLRIREYVRFLCQQLRFLTKYENIIDDNYIENICAASPLHDIGKVGIADGILLKPDKLTDEEFNAMKAHTCIGAETLREVYRLHSGNDFVRIGIDIAESHHEKWDGTGYPHGLAGENIPLVGRILALSDVYDALTSRRCYKEAFSHTRSIKIIVDGSGKHFDPDVVDAFIKAEKDFVSIREYYVDG, from the coding sequence ATGATCAATTCGAAAAAAATGGACCACGAAACAGGACCGGTGAAGCCCAATATACTTATTGTAGATGATAGCGATATTAATCTTAAAATCCTCAATGATTTGATTGAGATTATGGGATATACGCCTGTTATGGCAGAAAATGGATTATACGCTTTATCCGTATTGGAGAACCAGGCTTGCGACCTGGTCCTGTTGGATATTCGTATGCCTGAAATGGATGGTTACCAGGTGTTGAAAATCATAAAGAACGATCCACATTTATCTCATATCCCGGTCATAATGATCTCTGCACTTAGTGATATGGATAATGTAATACGTTGTATCGAAAGTGGGGCGGATGACTATATGGTCAAACCATTTGTCCATGCTATTCTAAGAGCCAGGATTGATGCGTGCCTGGAAAAAAAGCAGATGCATGATAAAGAGAGCCGATATCAGGAGCAGATTGAAAGCTTTAACCTGGAACTGCAGAACCGTGTCAGTAAACAAGTGTCTGAGATTACCGCTGCTCAGCGGGCTACTATCTTTGCAATGGCAAAACTTGCTGAGTCACGTGATCCGGAAACAGGGGAACATCTATTAAGGATAAGAGAGTATGTTAGATTTCTCTGTCAACAACTCCGTTTTCTTACAAAATATGAGAATATCATAGACGATAATTATATAGAAAATATTTGTGCTGCCAGCCCGTTGCATGATATCGGTAAAGTTGGGATTGCAGATGGTATACTTCTAAAACCTGATAAACTAACGGATGAAGAGTTTAATGCCATGAAAGCCCATACCTGTATAGGAGCTGAAACACTTAGAGAAGTGTACCGGCTGCATTCCGGAAACGACTTTGTACGTATTGGTATTGATATTGCTGAGAGTCACCATGAAAAATGGGACGGTACGGGTTATCCGCATGGACTTGCCGGAGAAAACATTCCTCTGGTCGGACGAATTCTTGCATTGTCCGATGTATACGATGCGCTGACATCCAGACGCTGCTACAAAGAAGCATTTTCTCATACCAGGAGCATTAAAATCATTGTTGATGGCAGTGGCAAGCACTTTGATCCTGATGTGGTAGATGCTTTTATTAAGGCAGAAAAAGATTTTGTCAGTATCAGAGAGTATTATGTTGATGGGTAA
- a CDS encoding HD-GYP domain-containing protein has translation MKDFLAINESTLVEDTEVDCDLYIKSYVNGNPRYVLFSHGGEMFRGERRKQLIESNIKKLYVYAKSYKTFNDYQEQNLKKILSDKGKSSREKSTIVYSVAKNLTQELLNDSKSGVKVERVSSWVENTVDYILHDEKAFSNLTRVTAHDYQTYTHSVNLSVLGLLFGKHLGLGPDSLSSLGTGMILHDIGKIEVPANILNKSGSLTSDEFEIVKRHPVTAVNFLSKEDNISEKSLNILLQHHENYDGTGYPNGIAGEEIHLFGRAARIIDVYDAITSNRAYRNALKPFSALVEMKNTMKNCFDVELFKEFICFLGNSPHK, from the coding sequence ATGAAGGACTTTTTAGCTATCAATGAGAGTACTTTGGTAGAAGATACTGAAGTAGATTGTGATTTATATATAAAAAGCTACGTTAATGGAAACCCGAGATATGTTTTGTTTAGTCATGGTGGCGAAATGTTTCGCGGCGAGAGACGAAAGCAGTTAATTGAGAGTAATATTAAGAAGCTTTATGTCTATGCAAAAAGTTACAAGACATTTAACGATTATCAGGAGCAGAATTTAAAGAAAATTCTTTCAGACAAAGGAAAAAGCTCAAGAGAAAAATCGACTATTGTTTATAGTGTTGCAAAGAATTTGACTCAGGAACTGTTGAATGATTCAAAATCAGGAGTTAAGGTAGAAAGGGTTTCTTCCTGGGTGGAAAATACCGTTGATTATATTTTACACGACGAAAAGGCATTCTCAAACCTGACAAGAGTAACTGCCCATGATTATCAAACTTACACACACTCTGTAAATTTGTCTGTACTGGGTTTGCTTTTTGGAAAACATCTTGGTTTGGGTCCGGATAGTCTGAGTAGCCTTGGTACAGGGATGATTTTGCATGACATTGGAAAAATTGAAGTACCGGCAAATATACTCAATAAATCAGGTTCTTTGACAAGTGATGAATTTGAGATAGTTAAAAGGCATCCTGTAACAGCGGTAAATTTTTTATCAAAAGAAGACAATATCTCGGAAAAATCTCTGAATATTTTACTCCAGCATCATGAAAACTATGACGGAACAGGTTACCCAAATGGAATTGCAGGAGAAGAAATTCACCTGTTTGGAAGAGCTGCCCGTATTATAGATGTATATGATGCGATAACTTCAAACAGGGCTTATAGAAACGCGCTTAAACCATTTTCTGCTCTCGTAGAGATGAAGAATACAATGAAGAACTGCTTTGATGTTGAACTGTTTAAAGAGTTTATCTGCTTTTTAGGTAATTCGCCTCACAAATGA
- the mutS gene encoding DNA mismatch repair protein MutS, with the protein MPFSTPMMKQYLSIKKKNEDSLLFFRMGDFYEMFHDDARIAAKILGITLTSRSKGEKAMPMAGIPYHAAGSYIPKLIKAGYKVAVCEQMQNGSEKDNSKAGTKGIVERDVVRIITPGTLTEDTMLDDKDNNYLLSLFIHDDKAGVSWVDISTGKFMVQDINNDNLFDELSRINPSECIIPENVTFKEFDLSERITLDFNAMVTRRADWEFSRDTAYQNLISHFCTSSLEGFGCEDIGPSLCAAGALINYLNETQKTSLKHINKIEKFSSHNRLILDHPTQLSLELVKTSRTHQKEGSLLGVLDRTKTPMGGRLIKGWLVSPLCISEDINIRQNGVGELYNDKNLCREICELLKDIYDIERISAKINFGRANARDLISLKQSLSLLPKLKSSISTCNSSILKLFHETLDLLEEPKVLISTAIVSDPPHSVRDGGMIREGYDHDLDELRNISKNGKSWIAGFQAKETERTGISSLKIGYNKVFGYYLEITNVHKERVPETYIRKQTLKHAERYITPELKEYETKVLTADDRAKDLEYEYFQKIREEVATYTERLQKTADVIAHLDVLSTLANVAAENGYTRPEISDGTTLRIVDGRHPVLDKTLMSEKFVPNDIDINGSDKQIMVITGPNMAGKSTYIRQVALLVLMAQMGSFIPAKEATIGVVDRVFTRVGAMDELAKGQSTFMVEMNEAANILNNATKRSLIILDEVGRGTSTFDGVSIAWALTEYIYEHLKARTLFATHYHELAELALLFPGIRNYNIAVREWEDEIIFLRKIIEGGADKSYGIHVARLAGMPKEVIQRARVILANLEAETLDVDGKPKFATIKSKEEPKPKQLTLFNPPQNTVIEEIRNLDISKITPLEALNKLHELKEKLEE; encoded by the coding sequence ATGCCTTTTTCAACCCCTATGATGAAACAATATCTGAGTATCAAGAAGAAAAATGAGGACTCATTACTGTTTTTCCGTATGGGGGATTTTTACGAAATGTTCCACGATGATGCCAGGATTGCCGCAAAGATCCTGGGTATTACATTGACTTCAAGGTCGAAAGGTGAAAAGGCCATGCCTATGGCCGGCATACCTTATCATGCAGCCGGTTCCTACATCCCAAAGTTGATAAAGGCGGGATACAAGGTTGCTGTATGTGAACAGATGCAGAATGGAAGTGAAAAAGACAATTCTAAAGCGGGCACAAAAGGGATAGTTGAACGAGACGTGGTACGGATCATCACACCCGGCACACTTACTGAAGATACAATGCTGGATGATAAAGACAACAACTATCTTTTGTCTCTTTTTATACATGATGATAAGGCAGGTGTGTCATGGGTAGACATTTCTACCGGAAAGTTCATGGTACAGGATATTAATAATGATAATTTATTCGATGAACTGTCGAGGATAAATCCGTCGGAGTGTATCATTCCTGAAAATGTTACTTTTAAGGAGTTCGATCTTTCAGAAAGAATTACTTTAGATTTTAATGCGATGGTTACACGTCGTGCAGACTGGGAGTTTTCACGTGATACAGCATACCAGAATCTTATCAGCCATTTTTGCACTTCTTCGCTGGAGGGGTTTGGATGCGAAGATATAGGCCCTTCTCTCTGTGCGGCTGGCGCATTAATAAACTACCTTAATGAAACACAAAAAACTTCACTGAAACATATTAATAAGATTGAGAAGTTTTCCAGCCATAACCGCCTTATCCTGGACCATCCCACACAACTGAGCCTGGAGCTGGTTAAGACGTCGAGGACACACCAGAAGGAAGGTTCATTATTGGGAGTACTGGACCGCACAAAGACACCTATGGGAGGAAGGTTAATAAAGGGTTGGCTGGTGAGTCCGCTTTGTATATCCGAGGATATAAATATCAGGCAGAATGGTGTAGGGGAGTTATATAATGATAAAAACCTTTGCAGGGAGATTTGTGAATTACTGAAAGATATTTATGATATTGAAAGAATTTCTGCAAAGATCAACTTTGGCCGCGCCAACGCGAGAGACCTCATTTCTCTGAAGCAATCACTTTCACTCTTACCAAAATTAAAGTCTTCAATTTCTACCTGTAATTCTTCGATTTTAAAACTCTTTCATGAAACACTGGACCTTTTAGAAGAGCCAAAGGTTCTTATAAGTACGGCTATTGTATCTGATCCTCCACATTCAGTCCGTGATGGAGGAATGATACGGGAAGGCTATGACCACGATCTGGATGAGTTGAGAAATATCAGTAAAAACGGAAAGAGTTGGATTGCCGGCTTTCAGGCAAAAGAGACAGAAAGGACGGGAATAAGTTCATTAAAGATTGGATACAATAAAGTATTCGGATACTATCTCGAAATCACAAATGTTCACAAAGAGAGGGTCCCTGAAACGTATATTCGCAAGCAGACCCTTAAACATGCAGAGAGATACATCACACCGGAACTGAAGGAGTATGAAACCAAGGTACTTACTGCGGATGACAGAGCAAAGGACCTGGAATACGAGTACTTTCAAAAGATCAGGGAAGAGGTGGCTACTTACACTGAACGCTTACAGAAGACGGCAGATGTTATTGCACATCTGGACGTCCTTTCAACACTTGCAAATGTAGCTGCCGAAAACGGATACACTAGACCTGAGATATCAGATGGGACCACTCTCAGGATTGTTGATGGAAGGCACCCCGTTCTGGACAAAACATTAATGTCGGAAAAATTTGTACCCAATGATATTGATATTAATGGATCAGACAAACAGATCATGGTCATCACAGGGCCAAATATGGCAGGAAAGAGCACATATATTCGCCAGGTAGCCCTGCTCGTACTCATGGCACAGATGGGCAGTTTTATCCCGGCAAAAGAGGCGACAATAGGAGTCGTTGATCGTGTGTTTACAAGAGTGGGCGCGATGGATGAACTGGCAAAAGGCCAGAGCACCTTTATGGTTGAGATGAATGAAGCCGCAAACATATTAAATAATGCTACAAAACGCAGCCTGATTATCCTGGACGAAGTTGGCCGGGGAACCAGCACCTTTGACGGTGTAAGTATTGCCTGGGCGTTAACGGAATATATATACGAGCATCTGAAAGCCAGGACACTGTTTGCCACTCATTATCACGAACTGGCGGAGCTGGCACTGCTCTTTCCGGGTATCAGAAACTACAATATTGCGGTTAGGGAGTGGGAAGATGAGATCATCTTCCTCAGAAAGATTATTGAAGGCGGAGCTGACAAAAGTTATGGCATCCATGTAGCAAGGCTGGCTGGAATGCCAAAAGAGGTAATCCAGAGGGCCAGGGTAATACTCGCCAATCTTGAAGCGGAGACACTGGATGTGGATGGCAAACCTAAGTTTGCAACTATCAAGAGTAAAGAAGAACCTAAGCCAAAACAACTCACTCTCTTTAACCCACCTCAGAATACCGTGATTGAAGAGATAAGAAATCTGGACATTTCAAAAATCACACCACTTGAAGCACTCAATAAACTTCATGAACTTAAAGAGAAACTGGAAGAGTAG
- a CDS encoding 4a-hydroxytetrahydrobiopterin dehydratase gives MSLSRKQCVPCKGGVPPLKGEELEKLKQQVDGWEVVEEHHITKTYKFSNFVKALAFVNKVGDIAEEQGHHPDIFFTWGKVRITMCTHKIDGLTESDFILAARIDEIPVS, from the coding sequence ATGTCACTTTCTAGAAAACAATGTGTACCCTGCAAAGGCGGAGTGCCGCCATTAAAAGGCGAGGAGTTAGAAAAACTGAAACAACAGGTAGATGGTTGGGAGGTAGTTGAAGAACATCATATTACTAAAACCTACAAATTTTCCAACTTCGTAAAGGCGCTTGCATTTGTAAATAAAGTGGGAGATATTGCGGAAGAACAGGGACACCATCCTGATATTTTTTTTACATGGGGGAAAGTCCGCATTACCATGTGCACTCATAAGATTGACGGCTTGACAGAAAGTGATTTCATCCTTGCCGCCAGGATTGATGAGATTCCTGTCAGCTAG
- a CDS encoding GIY-YIG nuclease family protein gives MKTYYVYIIKCSDQSYYTGITNDIERRLQTHNEGINPDCYTYKRRPVNLMFVEDFSNPIEAIAAEKQIKSWSRKKKEALFQGDWNKIHELAKCKNSTSHVHHEKQPLDSARDDRIGKSGQQR, from the coding sequence ATGAAAACGTATTATGTATACATAATCAAATGTTCTGATCAATCATACTATACAGGTATAACTAATGATATTGAACGCCGACTACAAACACATAATGAAGGAATAAATCCAGATTGCTATACATATAAAAGACGGCCTGTAAATCTAATGTTTGTTGAAGACTTTTCAAATCCAATAGAGGCAATTGCAGCAGAGAAACAGATAAAAAGTTGGAGTAGAAAAAAGAAAGAAGCTCTTTTTCAGGGTGATTGGAATAAAATTCATGAACTAGCAAAATGTAAAAACAGTACTTCCCATGTTCATCATGAAAAACAGCCCCTCGACTCCGCTCGGGATGACAGAATTGGTAAGTCAGGACAACAAAGATAG
- the pgi gene encoding glucose-6-phosphate isomerase: MLKKINPTMTQSWKDLSDHFKEIKGVHMKDLFASDPDRFKKYSIRFNGILVDYSKNIITEETLKLLLKLTDDVGLRDAIDKMFNGDRINETEDRAVLHTALRNRINIPVCTNDKNVMSEVNAVLHKMKVFSEKIISGEWKGFTDKKITDIVNIGIGGSDLGPVMVTECLRPYAKDGLTVHFVSNVDGTHITETLKHLNPETTLFFIASKTFTTQETMTNAFTAREWLLKNAKDQIHVSKHFVAISTNREKVEEFGIDRDNMFVFWDWVGGRYSLWSAIGLSIACYIGFENYAELLQGAFEMDSHFRETPIKRNIPVLLALIGIWYNNFFGAQTEVILPYDQYMHRFPAYFQQGNMESNGKYVDRNGNRVNYQTGPVIWGEPGTNGQHAFYQLIHQGTKVIPADFLAPAISHNRIGEHHNILLSNFFAQTEALLNGKTKEEVIEELKRDGKSDDEIRKLYPHKVFEGNRPTNSILFNKLTPRTLGCLIAMYEHKIFVQGVVWNIFSFDQWGVELGKQLAKKILPELSDDKPVESHDSSTNGLINAFKEMRGASE, from the coding sequence ATGTTGAAAAAAATTAATCCTACGATGACTCAAAGCTGGAAGGACCTCTCAGATCATTTCAAAGAGATAAAGGGTGTTCATATGAAAGATCTCTTTGCCAGCGATCCGGACAGATTTAAAAAATATTCTATTAGATTTAATGGGATTCTTGTCGATTATTCCAAGAATATAATCACAGAGGAAACACTGAAACTTTTACTTAAATTAACTGATGATGTTGGTTTAAGAGATGCGATTGATAAGATGTTCAATGGAGACAGGATAAATGAGACGGAGGATAGAGCTGTTTTGCATACAGCTTTAAGGAATAGAATAAACATTCCTGTTTGCACTAATGATAAAAATGTAATGTCCGAAGTAAATGCTGTTTTACATAAAATGAAGGTTTTTTCAGAAAAAATCATTTCCGGAGAATGGAAAGGGTTTACCGATAAAAAAATCACGGATATTGTAAATATTGGAATTGGAGGTTCAGATCTGGGGCCCGTAATGGTAACCGAATGTCTGCGGCCCTACGCGAAGGATGGTCTGACAGTTCATTTTGTATCAAACGTTGACGGGACCCATATCACAGAAACCTTGAAACATCTTAACCCTGAAACTACTCTTTTTTTCATTGCCTCTAAAACCTTCACAACTCAGGAGACAATGACGAATGCGTTTACCGCAAGAGAATGGTTATTAAAAAATGCAAAAGATCAGATACATGTTTCAAAACATTTCGTGGCGATTTCTACAAACAGAGAAAAAGTTGAGGAGTTTGGTATTGACAGAGATAACATGTTCGTGTTCTGGGACTGGGTTGGTGGCCGTTATTCACTCTGGTCGGCAATCGGTCTCTCTATAGCGTGTTATATTGGATTTGAGAACTATGCTGAACTGCTGCAAGGCGCCTTTGAAATGGACAGTCATTTTAGAGAAACTCCAATTAAAAGAAACATACCTGTTCTCCTGGCATTAATAGGAATATGGTACAACAATTTCTTTGGAGCACAAACTGAAGTAATCCTGCCATACGACCAGTATATGCACAGGTTCCCTGCATACTTTCAACAGGGGAATATGGAGAGTAACGGGAAATATGTAGATAGAAATGGAAACAGAGTCAATTATCAGACTGGCCCTGTCATATGGGGTGAGCCGGGGACAAACGGCCAACACGCCTTTTATCAATTAATACACCAGGGAACAAAGGTAATCCCGGCAGATTTCCTCGCACCCGCAATCAGCCATAACCGGATTGGTGAACATCATAATATTCTATTATCAAACTTTTTCGCACAGACAGAAGCACTTCTTAATGGAAAGACAAAAGAAGAGGTTATCGAAGAGTTGAAAAGGGACGGTAAGAGCGATGATGAAATCCGGAAACTATATCCACACAAAGTCTTTGAAGGGAACAGACCAACAAATTCAATCCTGTTCAACAAATTAACCCCGAGAACTTTAGGTTGTTTAATAGCAATGTATGAGCACAAAATATTTGTCCAGGGAGTGGTCTGGAATATCTTCAGTTTTGACCAGTGGGGCGTCGAGCTTGGAAAACAACTGGCAAAGAAGATACTGCCGGAACTAAGTGATGACAAACCTGTTGAATCCCACGATTCGTCTACAAATGGATTAATAAATGCTTTCAAAGAGATGAGAGGAGCTTCCGAGTAA
- a CDS encoding type II toxin-antitoxin system PemK/MazF family toxin: MPDQGEIVLIPIPFTDLSSQKRRPVIVISNKTYNHKTLDIVVVAMTSDPTIVDFSITINSSDLDVGKLNRPGNVRVDKIFTLAQSLVIKTFGRVNSTMLNQICNKLQELISKK; the protein is encoded by the coding sequence ATGCCTGATCAAGGCGAGATTGTTCTTATTCCAATTCCATTTACTGACCTGTCTTCACAAAAACGCCGACCTGTTATTGTCATTTCAAACAAAACCTATAACCATAAAACTTTGGATATAGTTGTTGTTGCCATGACTTCTGATCCAACTATTGTCGACTTTAGTATTACTATCAACTCTTCTGATCTGGACGTTGGCAAATTAAACCGGCCGGGCAATGTTCGAGTCGATAAAATATTCACCTTAGCACAATCTTTAGTCATAAAGACTTTTGGCAGGGTAAATTCAACCATGCTTAATCAAATCTGCAATAAATTGCAAGAATTAATTTCGAAGAAATAA
- a CDS encoding ComEA family DNA-binding protein has protein sequence MTELPGPLKIFEFSRKEALALFFLITAILVGTGIKYTIDQHWWLPKTEVVDTNPESIKLKIDLNRAEWYELIILPGIGEKKAKAIVEYRKEVGTFKNLAQLCDVNGIGEKTIKRFEALVFIDGD, from the coding sequence ATGACAGAACTGCCTGGACCATTGAAGATTTTTGAGTTTTCAAGGAAGGAAGCTCTTGCTCTCTTTTTTCTCATTACGGCAATCCTGGTCGGCACAGGGATTAAGTATACAATTGACCAGCATTGGTGGCTTCCGAAAACCGAAGTTGTAGACACAAATCCAGAATCTATTAAATTAAAGATTGACTTGAACAGGGCGGAATGGTACGAACTAATTATCCTGCCCGGAATTGGTGAAAAAAAGGCAAAAGCAATTGTTGAGTATCGAAAAGAAGTTGGGACCTTTAAGAATCTAGCACAGCTTTGTGATGTAAATGGTATAGGGGAGAAAACTATAAAAAGGTTTGAAGCTCTTGTTTTTATTGATGGGGACTAA